ATTCGCCAAAGAAACCCTGCCCATCAGTCTTGAAGAGGAAATGCGCAGCAGCTATCTCGATTACGCCATGAGCGTGATCGTGGGCCGAGCGCTCCCCGATGCGCGCGACGGCCTCAAGCCCGTGCACCGGCGCGTGCTGTTTGCCATGCACGAGCTCAACAACGACTGGAACCGGGCCTACAAGAAGTCCGCCCGTATCGTGGGCGACGTGATCGGTAAGTACCACCCGCACGGCGACCAGTCGGTCTACGACACCATCGTGCGGCTGGCGCAGGACTTTTCCATGCGCCATATGCTGGTGGACGGACAAGGTAACTTCGGCTCGGTCGACGGAGACAACGCGGCCGCAATGCGGTATACGGAAATCCGGCTGGCCAAAATTGCGCACGAAATGCTGGCGGATATCGACAAGGAAACGGTCGATTTTCAAGACAATTACGACGGCTCCGAAAAAGAACCCAAGGTCCTGCCGAGCAAACTGCCCAATTTGCTGGTGAATGGCTCCGGCGGTATTGCGGTGGGCATGGCCACCAATATTCCACCGCACAATCTCAATGAGGTGGTGGATGCCTGCCTGCACATGCTGCGCAATCCGCAGGCCACCATCGACGAACTGATGGAAATCGTGCCGGCGCCCGACTTCCCGACCGCCGGCATCATTTACGGCATCAATGGTGTGCGGGACGGCTACCGCACCGGCCGGGGCAAGGTCGTGATGCGCGCCAAATGCCACTTCGAGGACATCGATCGCGGCCAGCGCCAGGCGATCATCGTCGACGAGCTCCCCTACCAGGTCAACAAGAAGACGCTGCAGGAGCGCATGGCCGAACTGGTGCACGAGAAGAAGATCGAGGGCATCAGCCACATCCAGGACGAGTCCGACAAGTCGGGCATGCGCCTGGTGATCGAACTCAAGCGCGGCGAAGTACCCGAGGTGGTGCTCAACAACCTCTACAAGCAGACGCAGCTGCAGGACACCTTCGGCATCAACATGGTGGCGCTGGTCGACGGCCAGCCCAAGCTGTGCAATCTGAAGGACCTGATCGAGGTCTTCCTGCAGCACCGCCGCGAAGTGGTGACGCGCCGCACCGTCTTCACCCTGCGCAAGGCCCGCGAACGCGGCCACGTGCTCGAAGGCCTGGCGGTGGCGCTGGCCAACATCGACGAGTTCATCCGCATCATCCGCGAGTCGCCCACGCCGCCGGTCGCCAAGGCCGAACTCATGACCCGCAGCTGGGACAGCAAGCTGGTGCGCGAGATGCTCACGCGTTCGCGCGCCGACGGCGGCGTGGTCAACGCCGACGACTACCGTCCCGAAGGCCTGGAGCGCGAGTTCGGCATGGGCTCGGACGGTCTCTATCGCCTGTCGGAAACCCAGGCGCAAGAAATCCTGCAGATGCGCCTGCAGCGCCTCACCGGCCTCGAGCAGGACAAGATCGTTGCCGAATACAAGGAGGTCATGGCCGAGATCGACGACCTGCTCGACATCCTGTCCAAGCCCGAACGGGTCTCGGTCATCATTGGTGAAGAGCTCGGCACCATCAAGCACGAGTTCGGCCAGTCGAAGCTCGGCGCGCGCCGCAGCCTGGTGGAGCACAGCGCCTTCGATCTCTCGACCGAAGACCTGATCACACCGACCGACATGGTGGTCACGCTTTCGCACAGCGGCTACATCAAGAGCCAGCCGCTGAACGAATACCGCGCGCAAAAGCGCGGCGGCCGCGGCAAGCAGGCCACCGTGACGAAGGAAGACGACTGGATCGACCAGCTCTTCATTGCCAATACGCACGACTACATCCTGTGTTTCTCCAACCGCGGCCGGCTCTACTGGCTCAAGGTGTGGGAAGTACCGGCGGGTTCGCGCGGTTCGCGGGGCCGCCCCATCGTCAACATGTTCCCGCTGCAGGAAGGCGAGAAGATCAACGTGGCACTCGCGCTCACCGGCGAGAAGCGCAACTTCCCGGCCGACCAGTACGTGTTCATGGCCACGTCGATGGGCACGGTCAAGAAAACCACGCTCGACGAATTCAACAACCCCCGCAAGGGCGGCATCATTGCCGTGAACCTCGACGAAGGCGACTACCTCATCGGCGCGGCCCTTACCGACGGCAAGCACGACGTGATGCTGTTCAGCGACGGCGGCAAGGCCGTTCGCTTCGACGAAGAAGACGTGCGTCCGCTGGGCCGCAATGCGCGCGGCGTGCGCGGCATGTCGCTCGATGCGGGGCAAGGCGTGATCGCCATGCTGGTGGCCGAGGACGAACAGCAAAGCGTGCTCACCGCCACCGAAAATGGTTACGGAAAGCGCACAAGCATTACCGAGTACACCCGCCATGGCCGCGGAACCAAAGGCATGATTGCGATTCAACAGAGTGAGCGCAACGGCAAAGTCGTTGCCGCCACCCTCGTGCATGCGGACGATGAGATCATGCTCATCACCGACAAGGGCGTGCTTGTGCGCACCCGTGTAGCCGAGATTCGTGAACTAGGTCGCGCAACGCAAGGCGTCACGCTGATCGGGCTCGACGAAGGCGCCAAACTAAGCGGGCTACAGCGTATCGTCGAGAACGACGCCAACGGCGAGATCGAGCCGGACGCAGACGATACTTCCACATCTTCAACGGAGAACCCTCAGTGAAAAAATTCAAGCTCGCACTTCTGACTGTCGCCCTGGCTGGCAGCTCGATGGCCGCCATGGCCCAGGACAAAGCCGCGCTTATCAAGCAGTTCATCGATGTGCAGCGCCCCGGCATCGAATCGCTGGCACGCGGCCTGGTCGAACAATCGAGCGCCCCGATTGCCCAAGCCGGTTCGCAGTACCTGCAAACGCAGGTGCCCGAAGCCAAGCGCGAATCGGCCGCCAAGGCAGCCGACGCCGAACTCAAGAAGTACTTCGACGACGCCTACCCGATCGTGCGCGACAAGGCCGTGCAGCTGGCACCCACCGCCCTGACCCCGTTGCTCGAGCAGAACTTCAGCGAGGAAGAACTCAAGCAGCTGCTGGCCTGGATCAACTCGCCGCTCAGCAAGAAGTATCAGGACCTCAATCCCAAGATGCAGACCGCGTTGACCGAAAAGCTCGTGACCGAAACGCGCGCCACCATCGAACCCAAGATGCGTGCGCTCGACGAAAACGTGGCCAAGGCACTGGGTGCGCCGACTGGCGGCCAGCAAGGCGCCGCTCCCGCCAAGGCCCCGGCCAAGGCTCCCGCCAAGAAGTGACGTGACACAACAGCAGCAGCCCAAACCCGCCGGCGCGCGTCCGTACAATTTTTCCGCCGGTCCGGCCGCCATGCCGGAGGCGGTGCTGCAACGCGCCGCCTCCGAAATGCTCGATTGGCAGGGCAGCGGAATGAGCGTGATGGAAATGAGCCATCGCGGCAAGGAATTCGGCGCCATCTGCACCCGGGCCGAAGCCGACATCCGCACGCTGCTGGCTGTGCCCGAGCACTTCCACATCCTCTTCATGCAGGGTGGCGGACTCGGCGAGAACGCCATCGTGCCGATGAACCTGTCGCGCGGCAAAACCGCCGACTTCGTGATCACCGGCAGCTGGAGCATCAAGTCCCAGAAAGAAGCGCAGCGCTATTGCACTGCGCACATCGCCGCCA
The Variovorax paradoxus genome window above contains:
- the gyrA gene encoding DNA gyrase subunit A, whose protein sequence is MTSFAKETLPISLEEEMRSSYLDYAMSVIVGRALPDARDGLKPVHRRVLFAMHELNNDWNRAYKKSARIVGDVIGKYHPHGDQSVYDTIVRLAQDFSMRHMLVDGQGNFGSVDGDNAAAMRYTEIRLAKIAHEMLADIDKETVDFQDNYDGSEKEPKVLPSKLPNLLVNGSGGIAVGMATNIPPHNLNEVVDACLHMLRNPQATIDELMEIVPAPDFPTAGIIYGINGVRDGYRTGRGKVVMRAKCHFEDIDRGQRQAIIVDELPYQVNKKTLQERMAELVHEKKIEGISHIQDESDKSGMRLVIELKRGEVPEVVLNNLYKQTQLQDTFGINMVALVDGQPKLCNLKDLIEVFLQHRREVVTRRTVFTLRKARERGHVLEGLAVALANIDEFIRIIRESPTPPVAKAELMTRSWDSKLVREMLTRSRADGGVVNADDYRPEGLEREFGMGSDGLYRLSETQAQEILQMRLQRLTGLEQDKIVAEYKEVMAEIDDLLDILSKPERVSVIIGEELGTIKHEFGQSKLGARRSLVEHSAFDLSTEDLITPTDMVVTLSHSGYIKSQPLNEYRAQKRGGRGKQATVTKEDDWIDQLFIANTHDYILCFSNRGRLYWLKVWEVPAGSRGSRGRPIVNMFPLQEGEKINVALALTGEKRNFPADQYVFMATSMGTVKKTTLDEFNNPRKGGIIAVNLDEGDYLIGAALTDGKHDVMLFSDGGKAVRFDEEDVRPLGRNARGVRGMSLDAGQGVIAMLVAEDEQQSVLTATENGYGKRTSITEYTRHGRGTKGMIAIQQSERNGKVVAATLVHADDEIMLITDKGVLVRTRVAEIRELGRATQGVTLIGLDEGAKLSGLQRIVENDANGEIEPDADDTSTSSTENPQ
- a CDS encoding DUF2059 domain-containing protein, which codes for MKKFKLALLTVALAGSSMAAMAQDKAALIKQFIDVQRPGIESLARGLVEQSSAPIAQAGSQYLQTQVPEAKRESAAKAADAELKKYFDDAYPIVRDKAVQLAPTALTPLLEQNFSEEELKQLLAWINSPLSKKYQDLNPKMQTALTEKLVTETRATIEPKMRALDENVAKALGAPTGGQQGAAPAKAPAKAPAKK